ACGTCGGCGCCGAGACGGTCGAGCCGATCATGGGCGTCGCATTCTGGCGCGATGACGTGCAGATCGCCACCGAAGACGTCACCATCAGCTTCGAGGCCGGCCGCCCGGTCGCCATCAACGGCGACGACTTCGGCGGCGACGCCGTCGCGCTGGTCAAGGCCGCGAACACGATCGGCGGCCGGCACGGGCTCGGCATGTCCGACCAGATCGAGAACCGCATAATCGAGGCCAAGAGCCGCGGCATCTACGAGGCCCCCGGCATGGCGCTGCTGCACATCGCCTACGAGCGGCTGCTGAACGCGATCCACAACGAGGACACCGTCGCGAACTACCACTCCCAGGGCCGCCGCCTCGGCCGCCTGATGTACGAGGGCCGCTGGCTCGACCCGCAGTCGCTCATGCTGCGCGAGTCGATCGTGCGCTGGGTTGCCTCCGCGGTGAGCGGTGAGGTCAGTCTGCGACTGCGCCGCGGCGACGACTACTCGATCATGGACACCCGGGGACCTGCGCTCAGCTACCACCCCGACAAGCTCTCGATGGAGCGGGTCGAGGATGCCGCATTCGACCCGGGCGACCGGATCGGCCAGCTCACCATGCGCAACCTCGACATCGCCGACTCCCGTTCGAGGCTCGAGCAGTACGTGACGCAGGGGATCATCGCCGGTGAGACCGCGAAGCTGATGGGCGACCTGAGGCAGGGCGAGGCTCAGGAGATCTCCGCCGGCGAGACGCCGACCGACGAGGAAGCTGCGCTCGACCGCGCCGCCATGGAGTCCGGCACCGACTAGTCGCTGCTAGTCGCTGATCGAGCTTGTCGAGATCTCGGCAGGCTCGATCAGCGGGTAGCGGCTACTGCAGGCCGGCCGTCAGCCGCGCCAGGTTGTCGAGCACCTGCGTGCGGAACGGCCGCTTCAGCCACTCGTCGAGGGTGAGTTCGCGGCTGTTCTGCCGATAATCCTCTTCAATCTCACGCATCCGCTCGACGAATTCGCGGCCGCGCACCATCACGGAGATCTCAAGGTTCAGCGTGAACGAGCGCATGTCCATGTTGCTTGAACCGACGACCGCCACCTCGTCATCAATGGTGAAGTGCTTGCCGTGCAGCACGGTCGGCGACTTGTACAGCCAGATCTTCACGCCCGCGCGCAGCAGTGCCTCGTAGTAGCTGCGCTGCGCGTGGTAGACGGTGGGCTGGTCGGCCACCTCGCTCGCGAACAGCTGCACGTCGAGGCCGCGCTGCGCGGCAGTGGTTATCGCGTACAGCATTGACTCGTCCGGCACGAAGTACGGACTGGTGATGATGATCTTCTCCTGCGCGCTGTACAGCAGCGCGTTGAACAGGCGCAGGTTGTTCTCGCCCTCGAAGCCGGGACCGCTCGGCACGACCTGGCAGTCCAGGGGGACGGATGTCTGCACCTCACGCGCTTCAACGGTCTCGCGCAGCAACAGTTCGTCGGTCTCGCTGTACCAGTCGGTGACGAACAGGGCGTCGATGCCCGCGACGATCGGACCCTCGAACCGCACCATCAGGTCCTTCCAGTGCAGGCCCCTTCGCAGGTTCTTCTTCTTGTTGTAACTGGAGTCGATCATGTTCTGCGAGCCGGTGAAGGCGAGCGTGCCGTCGATGACGAGCAGCTTGCGGTGGTTGCGCAGGTCGGGCCGCTGGTACTTCCACTTCAACGGCTGCACCGGCAGCATGAGCTGCCATTGGATGCCCATCTTCTTCAGCCGGCGGATCGTCTTGCGGTACCCCGGGTAGCGCCACGAGGCGACGTGGTCGAGCAGCACCCGCACGGTCACGCCGCGCTTATGCGCGTCCTCCAGTGCGACGAAGAACGGCTCGCTCGTCGGGTCGAGATTGAGGATGTAGAACTCGGCGTGCACGTAGCGCTCGGCGCGGCCGACGGCATCCGTCATCGCCTTGAGCGATTCGTCGTAGTCCGAAATCAGCTCCGCGCGGTTGCCACCGACCATGGGCATCGCGCCCAGCGTGCGGTTCATCTCGACGATCGGTTCCAGCCAGGTCGGCCAGGGCGGTTCCATGCTGAGGCGCTCGATACCCTCGGTGGTTTCGAGGATGTAGGTGTTGATCGCCTCCTGGCGCTCCCGGCGCTTCCTCGGCAGCTTGGTGGAGCCGATCAGCAGGAACAGCAGGATACCTATGAACGGCAGCAGGAAGATCGCGAGCAGCCACGCGGTGGCGGTTTGCGGCCGACGGTTCCGCGGAACGACGATCAGCGCGACGACACGAACGGTCAGGTCGATCGCGATCAGCGCCACCCCGATCCAAACGGTGATCGAGGCGGCTTCCATACTCCTGAATCTTAGTGATTCTCGGGACCGGAGCCCGGTTACCGGGCGGGTTAGCGGAAGTTCACGAACTGCAGCGCGACATCCAGGTCCTTGCCCTTGAGCAGCGCCATGGTGGCTTGCAGATCGTCGCGGCTCTTGGACTGCACCCGCAGCTCGTCGCCCTGGATCTGGCTCTTGACGCTCTTCGGGCCCTCATCGCGGATGATCTTCGAGATCTTCTTGGCGTCATCAGAGGCGATCCCGTTCTTCAGGTTCACCTCGATGCGGTACTCCTTGCCGCTCGCGTACGGCTCGCCGGCATCCAGCGAACGCAGGCTGATGCCGCGCTTGATGCACTTCTGCTCGAGCACCTCGAGCACCGCCTTCACGCGCTCCTCGGCACTGGCCTTGAGCAGCAGCTTCTCGCCGCTCCACTCCACGGATGCGCCGACGCCCTTGAAGTCATACCGCTGCGCGATTTCCTTCTGCGCCTGGTTGACGGCGTTCTCCGCCTCCATCTGGTCGACCTTGCTGACGATGTCGAATGATGAATCTGCCATGCAGCGAGCCTAGCCAGTTTGGGCAGGGTCAGGGCCGAGGGGCGGTTGGCGTTGCGTCGCCGGGTGTCAGTGCCGCCGGGTGTCGGGCCGCGCGGTGCTCGAGCGCACGATCAGTTCGAACGGCAGCAGTTCGTTCGAGGAGCCGCGCTCCCGCTTACCCGGGTGCAGCTGGTCCATCAGCAGTTCGACGGCGCGGCGTCCCTGCAGGGCGGGGAACTGCGCCACGGTGGACAGCCCGAAGAAGTCGGCCAGCTCGTGGTCGTCGACGCCGATGATCGAGATGTCATCCGGCACGCTGAGGCCCATGTCCCTCGCCGCCAGGATCGCCCCGATCGCCATCTCGTCCGAGCCGGCGAACACCGCCGTCGGCCGGTTGCGCGGATTGCCGAGCAGCTGCTTCGCGGCGCGGTAACCGCCCTGGATGGTGAAGTCGGCGGTCTGGAACAGCTCGGGCTGCACCGGCAGGCCGACCGCCTCGAGCGCGGCTTCGTAACCCACCCGGCGGTTGGTCGGCAGGTGGAAGTCGAGTTCGTACTCCTTGTCACCACCGATATGGGCGATTTTCTTGTGCCCCAGCGCGATCAGGTGTTCGGTGGCCAGTCGGGCGATCTCGACGTCGTCGACACTCAGCGTGCGAACCCCGGGCAACGGCCCGCCGACGCCGACGATGGGCTTGTTGATCGCGAGCAGGCGGCTGACTTCCTCGGCGCTGAGTTCGAGGCTGACCGCGATCACCGCATCTACGCGCTTACGCATCAGGAAGTGCTCGAACACGCTGCGGCGTTCTTCGGCGCCGCCGCCGAGGTTGTACAGGGTGAGGTCGTAGCCGTGGCTGAGCAGCTCCGACTCCGCGCCCTCGAGTACCGAGCTGTAGAACCAGCGGTTGAGGAACGGGATGACGATGCCGACGTTTCTCGTCCGTCCGGTGGCGAGGCTCGACGCGTTCGAGGAAGCGACGTAGCCCAGCTCTTCGGCAGCGCGCAGCACTCGCTGGCGGGTGGCGTCCAGCACCGGGCCGTTGCCGCTCAAGGCGCGGGACACGGTCGCTGTCGAGACACCGGCTAGTTCAGCGACGTCGTTGATTCCGGGCATCCGGGCGCACCTCCTTGGTGTCCCTGATAGTAGTGGGGCTAGCCGCTGGTCGAGCCACCCGATTGTCGAGCCCGTCGAGACCCCCGAGCCCGGCGGGGTGGGATGGTTTTGAGCACCCTTGCGGGCTTGTATCATTGGTGGGCGCCTTCGATTGATGACTACATTGGTCGAGCGCGCACCTGGCGAGTTACCCAAGCGGCCAAAGGGATCTGACTGTAAATCAGACTGCATCGCATTCGGGGGTTCGAATCCCTCACTCGCCACCAAGGAAAGGCTCCCGGATTCGGGAGCCTTTCGTCGTTCGGTCGCACGTTGATGGGACGCCGCGCGGCCGCGACAGCGTGAGACAGTGGAGCCATGAGCACCGAGCTGTTGTCCATCGCCCGTGACATCGCGATCGAGGCAGGCGATCTCGCCAGCCTGCGCCGTGCCGAGGGCGTCGAGGTCGCCGACCTCAAATCGTCGGCGGTGGATGTCGTCACCCATGCCGACCGCGAGACCGAGGTGCTCATCCGTGAGCGGATCGCCAAAGCACGCCCCCACGACGGGTTCCTCGGCGAGGAGGGCGGCGGCGACCAGGGGACCAGCGGGCTCACCTGGGTCGTCGATCCGATCGACGGCACGGTCAACTTCCTCTACGGGATCCCGCACTACGCGGTGAGTATCGCGGTCGTCGAGGGCGACCCCGACCCGCTCACCTGGCGGGCGCTCGCCGGCTGCGTGGTCAACCCGGCGACCGGCGAGGTGTACTCCGCTTCGGCCGGCGCGGGGGCATTCCTCGGCGCGCACCGGTTGGCGGTCGCCCCTGCGGTGCATCCGTCGCAGGCGCTGAT
The Diaminobutyricimonas sp. LJ205 genome window above contains:
- the argG gene encoding argininosuccinate synthase — its product is MSKVLSRLPAGERVGIAFSGGLDTSVAVAWMRENGAVPCTYTANIGQPDEPDIDAVPDRAKQYGAEIARLVDVQAPLVEEGLVALQCGAFHIRNAGKTYFNTTPLGRAVTGTKLVQAMKEDGVDIWGDGSTYKGNDIERFYRYGLLANPRLRIYKPWLDSEFVTQLGGRKEMSEWLVAHGFPYRDSAEKAYSTDANIWGATHEAKTLEHLNVGAETVEPIMGVAFWRDDVQIATEDVTISFEAGRPVAINGDDFGGDAVALVKAANTIGGRHGLGMSDQIENRIIEAKSRGIYEAPGMALLHIAYERLLNAIHNEDTVANYHSQGRRLGRLMYEGRWLDPQSLMLRESIVRWVASAVSGEVSLRLRRGDDYSIMDTRGPALSYHPDKLSMERVEDAAFDPGDRIGQLTMRNLDIADSRSRLEQYVTQGIIAGETAKLMGDLRQGEAQEISAGETPTDEEAALDRAAMESGTD
- the cls gene encoding cardiolipin synthase, which produces MEAASITVWIGVALIAIDLTVRVVALIVVPRNRRPQTATAWLLAIFLLPFIGILLFLLIGSTKLPRKRRERQEAINTYILETTEGIERLSMEPPWPTWLEPIVEMNRTLGAMPMVGGNRAELISDYDESLKAMTDAVGRAERYVHAEFYILNLDPTSEPFFVALEDAHKRGVTVRVLLDHVASWRYPGYRKTIRRLKKMGIQWQLMLPVQPLKWKYQRPDLRNHRKLLVIDGTLAFTGSQNMIDSSYNKKKNLRRGLHWKDLMVRFEGPIVAGIDALFVTDWYSETDELLLRETVEAREVQTSVPLDCQVVPSGPGFEGENNLRLFNALLYSAQEKIIITSPYFVPDESMLYAITTAAQRGLDVQLFASEVADQPTVYHAQRSYYEALLRAGVKIWLYKSPTVLHGKHFTIDDEVAVVGSSNMDMRSFTLNLEISVMVRGREFVERMREIEEDYRQNSRELTLDEWLKRPFRTQVLDNLARLTAGLQ
- a CDS encoding YajQ family cyclic di-GMP-binding protein; translation: MADSSFDIVSKVDQMEAENAVNQAQKEIAQRYDFKGVGASVEWSGEKLLLKASAEERVKAVLEVLEQKCIKRGISLRSLDAGEPYASGKEYRIEVNLKNGIASDDAKKISKIIRDEGPKSVKSQIQGDELRVQSKSRDDLQATMALLKGKDLDVALQFVNFR
- a CDS encoding LacI family DNA-binding transcriptional regulator, which gives rise to MPGINDVAELAGVSTATVSRALSGNGPVLDATRQRVLRAAEELGYVASSNASSLATGRTRNVGIVIPFLNRWFYSSVLEGAESELLSHGYDLTLYNLGGGAEERRSVFEHFLMRKRVDAVIAVSLELSAEEVSRLLAINKPIVGVGGPLPGVRTLSVDDVEIARLATEHLIALGHKKIAHIGGDKEYELDFHLPTNRRVGYEAALEAVGLPVQPELFQTADFTIQGGYRAAKQLLGNPRNRPTAVFAGSDEMAIGAILAARDMGLSVPDDISIIGVDDHELADFFGLSTVAQFPALQGRRAVELLMDQLHPGKRERGSSNELLPFELIVRSSTARPDTRRH
- a CDS encoding inositol monophosphatase family protein — its product is MSTELLSIARDIAIEAGDLASLRRAEGVEVADLKSSAVDVVTHADRETEVLIRERIAKARPHDGFLGEEGGGDQGTSGLTWVVDPIDGTVNFLYGIPHYAVSIAVVEGDPDPLTWRALAGCVVNPATGEVYSASAGAGAFLGAHRLAVAPAVHPSQALIATGFGYSAERRAEQGAVVAGLLPQVRDIRRMGTASLDLCFVAAGRVNAYYERGLNPWDHAAGALIAAEAGAQVTGRNGAAASHEFILAAEPQFAAALQPLLDTLGA